From the Halomonas sp. MCCC 1A13316 genome, the window ATCCTCCGCTCACGGCGCGAGCACGTAGGTGCCCGGCGCATCGGCGAGGGGCGGGTGCTGGTTGCCGCCCATGGCGGGCGGCGCCACCCGTTCCGTGGAGTGGCCCGCCAGCCACTGATGCCAGGCCGGCCACCAGGAGCCGTCCTGCTCAGGGGTGATCTGTTGCCAGGTCTCCGGGTCCAGGTACGCCTTGCCATGATATTGCGTAGCCATCCGATAACGGCGCCCGGGGTGTCCCGGCTCGCTGACGATCCCCGCGTTGTGGCCTCCACTGGTCAATAAAAATGTCACCTCTTCGGTGTCCGCCAGCAGATGGATCTTGTAGACGGATTTCCAAGGGGCCACGTGATCGGTGGTGGTGCTGACGACGAACAGCGGCGTCTTGATGTCCTGGATCACGACCGGCCGCTCGTCCACCCGATAATGGCCATTGGCCAGCTCGTTGTTCAGGAACAACTGGCGCAGATACTCCGAGTGCATGCGGTAGGGCATGCGGGTGAGGTCCGCATTCCAGGCCATCAGCTCGTTCATGGGCTGACGGCCGCCCAGCAGGTAGTCGTGCACGATGCGCGACCAGATCAGGTCGTTGGAGCGCAGGATCTGGAAGGCGCCGGCCATCTGATAGCCGTCCAGGTAGCCCTGATCCCACATCATGTTCTCCAGGTAGGACACCTGGCTTTCGCCGATGAACAGCATCAGTTCGCCGGCCTCGGTGAAGTCCACCTGGGTGGCCAGGGTAGTAAGAGTAGCCAGCCTGTCGTCACCGTCCCGTGCCATGGCGGCCGCGGCGATGGAGAGCAGCGTGCCTCCCAGGCAGTAACCCACGCCGTGCACCTTGCTGCTGCCCGTGATGGCGGAGACAGCGTCCAGCGCCGCCATCGGCCCCAGCCGGCGGTAGCCCTCCATGCCCAGGTTGTGCTCCTCCGAGCCCGGGTTGCGCCACGAGATCATGAACACGGTATAGCCCTCATCAACCAGATACTTGACCAGGGATTGGGTGGGCGTGAGGTCGAGAATGTAGTACTTCATGATCCAGGCGGGCACGATCAGCACCGGCTCGGCGAAGACCTGTTTCGTCGTCGGTGCGTACTGGATCAGCTCGATGAGTCGGTTTCGGTAGACCACCTTGCCGGGCGTGATCGCCAGGTTCCGGCCGACGCGGAACGCCTCGGCACCGACCGGCGGCTTGCCGGACACGGCCCGCTCCCAGTCCTCGAGGAAGTGCTGCCAGCCGACCACCAGGTTCTGCCCGCCAGTCGCGAGGGTGGTGCCGACCACCTCGGGGTTCAGCCATGGGGAGTTGGACGGCGAGTAACGGTCCAGCATCTGGCGGGTGATGAAGTTCACCACCCGTTCGCTATCCGGCGACAGGCCGTCCACGTCGCTGGTGGCGTTGTGCCACCACTGCTGCGTCAACAGGAAGGACTGGTAGATCAGGTTGTAGGGCCAGCGCTGCCACGCCTCGCCACTGAAGCGGCGGTCCTGCTCCAAGGGCTCGATGCAGGCCCCGGCACCCGGCTTGAGCGCCTGGCGGCTGAGGTACTGGCCGAATCGCATCAGCTTGCGCGTGTACTTCTCGCCCAGCTCCAGCTGCTTGCCGGGAGACAGCATCAGGTGGACCAGCCACTCGAAATAGACGCTGGCCAGGCCGGCCGGCGTGATGCCAGCGGTCAGCCTGGCCAGATTGGCCTTAAAGGCTCGATCCAGCGCATGGGTGGAGTAGAACCCTGGGTTGGGGCGTTCCGCGGCAGTGGGAGGTCGTTCACAAGGAACGTTCCGGGGAGCGATAACGGGGTCGGGCGGGTTGGGTGAAGCGGGCGACATGGCATGGCCTCCATGATCGAGGCGGGGTGGCCGCGGGCGAACGCCGTCGCGGTGGTCCGGTAAGCTCAAGCACCAGTATTGCAGGCTTCGTCGCTTTGGCCATTGACATTCATCAAACTTGCCTGGGATCAAGATCCTCGGTCTACCCCCGTCCTATTCTGGCTTCGTGGGCTATGATCAGGTAAATCTCATTGAGCGCTTGGGCGGTGAATTGAGATGGACAAGAAGCAGCGGATCAATCTCGCGTATGCAGTCGCCGCGGTCCTGCTTTGGCTGGCTTTTCTAAACTGGTTCGAGAACTGGCGTCATGTGGAACCAATACCGTATTCGGAATTCGTACAGCTGCTGGATGAAGGCAAGATCACTGACGTCGTGGTGGGACCTGAGCGCATCGTTGGCCAGTTCACTCAACCGCAGCCCGATGGTCGTACTTCTTTCATCACCTATCGGGTAGACCCGCCGCTCGCGGACATGCTGACCCAGCACGGCATCCAATACGACGGCGAAGTCGAAAGCACCTTTTTCAGAAACCTGATGTCCTGGGTGCTGCCCATCGGCATCTTCTACCTGTTCTGGATGTTCTTTTTCCGCCGCTTCGCCGAGAAGCAGGGCCTGGGCGGGCTGATGTCCGTTGGCAAGTCCAAAGCCAAGGTTTATGTGGTAACCGATACCAAGGTCACTTTCGATGATGTCGCCGGTGTCGATGAGGCCAAGGAAGAACTCAAAGAGATCGTCGCCTTCCTGCGCGATCCCAAGACTTATGGCCGCCTGGGTGCCCATATCCCCAAGGGCATTCTTCTGGTCGGCCCGCCCGGCACCGGCAAGACCCTGCTAGCACGGGCGGTTGCCGGCGAAGCCGGGGTGCCGTTCTTCTCCATCTCAGGATCGGAGTTCGTGGAGATGTTCGTCGGTGTCGGAGCCGCCCGGGTGCGGGATCTGTTCGCTCAGGCGGCTAGTACCAAGCCTTGCATCATCTTTATCGATGAGCTGGATGCGCTTGGCAAGGCACGCGGTCCCGGGCTTACGGGCGGGTACGATGAGAAGGAGCAGACCCTGAACCAGCTACTCTCCGAACTCGATGGGTTCGATCCTTCCGAGGGTATCGTGCTCTTGGCGGCGACCAACCGGCCAGAGATCCTGGATCCTGCCCTCCTGCGGGCCGGACGCTTCGATCGTCAAGTGTTGGTCGATCGACCAGAGCGTAGCGGGCGTCTCGCCATTCTCAAGGTGCACATAAAGAAGATCTGGCAGCTGAGCGACGACGTAGATCTCGACCACCTGGCGGCGCTTACTCCCGGCTTTACCGGGGCCGATCTCGCGAACCTGGTGAACGAGGCGGCACTGCTGGCAACCCGGCGGGAGGCCGACACCGTGACCATGGCAGACTTCACCAATGCCATCGAGCGCATCGTCGCGGGGCTCGAGAAGAAGAGCCGCCTGTTGAACCCGCATGAACGCGCGGTGGTGGCGCATCATGAAATGGGGCATGCCTTGGTAGCGGCGACGCTACCCGGCATGGACCCTGTCCACAAGGTATCGATCATTCCGCGTGGCGTAGGGGCACTCGGCTATACGATCCAGCGACCGACCGAGGATCGCTTCCTGCAGACCACCACCGAACTCAGAAATCGGATGGTCGTGCTTATGGGCGGAAGGGCCGCCGAGCAGCTGATTTTCGGTGAAATTTCCACTGGCGCGGCCGATGACCTGGCCAAGGTCACCGACATTGCACGGCGCATGGTAACTCGCTTCGGCATGGCGGATTCCGTTGGCCAGGTAGTCTTCGAAGAGGATCGCCAAGCCTTTCTGGGGAGCGATTTCTACGGCACGTCACATCCCAAGGACTATTCCGAAGCGACTGGGCGAGAGATCGATCTCGCGGTGCGCGACCTGGTGGCGGATTCCTATACCCAAGCATCGCAGATACTGGAACGGCGGCACGATGAGCTGACCTCCGGCGCTACTCTGCTGCTGGATCGCGAAACGCTGACCGCCAATGACTTTCCCGCCATGAAACCGTCCGGGACGGGACTGTCTTCCTGACTTTACGCGATGGATGGCGGCAGAACGTGAGATGCCCATGAGCCGATGGATCGTTCTCCTCGTTGCGCTTGTCGCCTTGGCGGCTGCGGGGCTTTTCTCCTGGCGGATGCCTGTGTCCGCCACGGCGTATGAAGTGAAAGAAGGCGCATTGACCCAGCAGGTGGTGGCCAGCGGTCGGGTGGTGGCCTCGTCGCGGGCGCAGATCGGCAGCGAGATCGTGGGCCGGGTGACCGAGCGCCTGGTACGCGAAGGGCAGCAGGTCGAACCCGGCGACATTCTGGTGGTGCTCGATTCAACGGAACTTGCCGAGCGCGTACAGGAAACCCGCGCGGCACTCCGCCAGTTGGAGAGCGCGCGCCGGCCCCAGGCCGAGGCCGGTCTTGCCGACGCCAGGGCGCATTTCGAGCAGGCCCGGCGCGAACATGAGCGTGCGCGCCGCCTGTTGGAGAGCAACATGGTCTCGCGCCAGGCGGTCGAGCAGGCCGAAGAGCGCGAAGCCGCGGCCCGGGCCGCCCTGGAGCGTTCGCGCCTCGACGTGGAAGCGCTGGCCCCCGGCGGTGCGGAGGAGGCGCTGCTGCGGGCACGACTGGCCGCCGCCGAGGCTGCCCTGGAGCGTGCCGTTATCCACTCTCCGGTTACCGGCACGGTGTTGACCCGTAACGTGGAGCCGGGGGATGTGGTTCAGCCCGGCAGGGTACTGCTGGAGATCGCTCGCACCGGGCAGCGTGAACTGCGGGTGCCGTTCGACGAGCGACACCTCGGCCAACTCGCCGTGGGGCAGCGTGCCCGTTGCGTCACCGACGCCTATCCCGACCAACCGTTCGATGCCACGATCAGTCTGATCGCACCGATCATCGACGCCGCCCGCGGCACCGTGGACGTAAGGCTGGTCATGGAGCAGGAACCCTGGTTTCTGCGCGAGGACATGACCGTCTCGGTGAATGTGGAAACTGCGCGCCTTGAGCGGGCGCTGACAGTGCCCAACGATGCGATATTCGGGGTCGAGGGCGCCTCTGCCCGGGTCCACGGGGTCGAGGCGGGCCGTGTTTCACCTCGCAGCGTGACCCTGGGGCTGAGGGGGCTGCTTCACTCCGAGATCACCGCAGGTCTGACGGCGGGTGAGATCGTGCTGACCGATCCTGGCCTCAGCCCGGGACAGCGCATCCGGCCTCACTTAACCGACCACCCGGAGCAGGGGGAGCCCGCCTCGTCCCGGGAGCCTTTTTCCTTCATACGGTGACGCTCATGTGGATCGAAGGGTTCATTGCCTGGAGCCTGCTGCGTGATGGCCGCGCCCAGACTGCCCTGATGCTGGTCGGCATCATGGTGGGGGCGGCCGTGGTGGTCTTCATCAGTGTCCTTATCACTGGGCTCCAGGCCAACATCATCGAGCGTACCCTGGGCACGCAGGCCCACATTCGCCTGCTGCCGCTCGAGGAGTTCAATCGCGTACTGCCGCTGCAGGAGCCAGCGCCGATCGCCCTGGTGCTGGAGGACCGCAGACCGCAGCGTCTGCGTTCCATCGACAACTGGCAGGCACTGGTGCCCGTGCTCGACCGCTGGCCGGGCGTGACCGCGGTATCGCCGACGATCAGCGGTCCGGCCCTGGCGGTGCGTGGCAGCGCCAATCGCTCGGTCTCGATCATCGGGGCCGACGTGGAGCGGCTGCGGGCCATTCTGCCCATTGCCGACCACATGGTCGAAGGCGTGTTCCGGCTGCGCCCCGGGGAGATCCTGATTGGCCGGGAGCTGGCCGATGACCTGGGCCTTCAGAGCGGTGACCGGATGCGCCTCGACACCGCCGGGGAGCGCACCGTGGTCATGACCGTCGCAGGGGTCTTCGAGCTGGGGGTGCGCGAAATCGACAATCGACTCATGTATCTCGACCTGGACGAGGCTCGCAGCCTCCTCGACCTGCCCGGGGGCGTGACGGCGCTCGAACTCACCGTAGCGGAGGTGTTCGCTGCCGACCGGCTGGCGCTTCGCCTCGGAGCACTGACTGGGCAGCGTGCCGAGAGCTGGATGGAGACGAATGCGCAGCTACTCAATGCACTGCGCTCCCAGAGCCTCTCCACGACCATGATTCGCAGCTTCGTCAGCCTTTCGGTGGCATTCGGCATCGCCAGCGTGCTGGCGGTCAGTGTGGTGCAGCGAACCCGTGAGATCGGCATTCTGCGGGCAATGGGCCTCGGCCGGGGGCGAATCCTGCGCGTGTTTCTGATCCAGGGCGCACTGCTGGGGCTGGTCGGCGGGGGACTGGGGGCGATGTTCGGCTCGCTGCTGGTGCTGGCCTTCGACGTGTTCGGTCCCCGCCTGTTCGTGATCGGCTTCAACCCATGGCTCATTCCGGCGGCCATGGCGCTGGCCGGTATGGCGGGTCTCGCTGCTGCCGCCTGGCCCGCCAGCCGCGCGGCCCGGCTCGACCCCGCGGTGGCCATTCGCCATGTCTGAGAGCCATTAGATGGAGACCCACGAGGTTCAGGGCAATGAGGTGCTGCGGCTGGCCGGCGTGTGCAAGGCCTATGACGTAGGCACCCCGGTGGAGAACGAAGTGCTGCATGCGATTGACCTGCGCCTCGATCGCGGCACCTTTGCCAGCCTCACCGGACCCTCCGGCTCGGGCAAGAGTACGCTGCTCAACCTCATTGGCCTGCTCGATACCCCGACATCGGGAGAGCTGTTCGTGCTCGAGCGGCCGACCAGCGCCATGGACGACCAGGAACGCACCGAACTGCGCGGCGGCACGATCGGACTGGTTTTCCAGTTCCATCACCTGATCCAGGCCTTCAGCGTGCTGGACAACGTGTTGATGCCCTTGATGATTCGGCAAGGTCGCCCGAACGCAGCGATGATCGGCAGGGCAAGGGAACTTCTGGCCGCGGTAGGACTGGCTGCCTTTGCGTCCCGGCGTCCCAACGAACTCTCGGGCGGCCAGCAGCAGCGCGTGGCGATTGCCCGAGCCCTTGTCAGCGAGCCGGTGCTGCTGCTCGCCGACGAACCCACCGGCAACCTCGATACCGCCAGTGCCGATGAAGTGTTCGAGCTGTTTCGTCGCTTCAATGCCGAGCACGATTGCGCGGTGCTGATCGTCAGTCACGACCCGAGAATTTCGGCGCGCTGCGACCGGGTTATCGAACTGGTAGACGGACGCATCGTCCACGACGAGACAAGGCCATGAAAGGCAGGCGGAACACCGTGGTCGGCCGGCTAACTCGCCGTCAGGGGACGAATGCGGTTCGTGTCGTTGAATTGCCAAGTAAGCACTGACTGGCAGGGGCTCGAGGTATG encodes:
- a CDS encoding efflux RND transporter periplasmic adaptor subunit — protein: MSRWIVLLVALVALAAAGLFSWRMPVSATAYEVKEGALTQQVVASGRVVASSRAQIGSEIVGRVTERLVREGQQVEPGDILVVLDSTELAERVQETRAALRQLESARRPQAEAGLADARAHFEQARREHERARRLLESNMVSRQAVEQAEEREAAARAALERSRLDVEALAPGGAEEALLRARLAAAEAALERAVIHSPVTGTVLTRNVEPGDVVQPGRVLLEIARTGQRELRVPFDERHLGQLAVGQRARCVTDAYPDQPFDATISLIAPIIDAARGTVDVRLVMEQEPWFLREDMTVSVNVETARLERALTVPNDAIFGVEGASARVHGVEAGRVSPRSVTLGLRGLLHSEITAGLTAGEIVLTDPGLSPGQRIRPHLTDHPEQGEPASSREPFSFIR
- the ftsH gene encoding ATP-dependent zinc metalloprotease FtsH → MDKKQRINLAYAVAAVLLWLAFLNWFENWRHVEPIPYSEFVQLLDEGKITDVVVGPERIVGQFTQPQPDGRTSFITYRVDPPLADMLTQHGIQYDGEVESTFFRNLMSWVLPIGIFYLFWMFFFRRFAEKQGLGGLMSVGKSKAKVYVVTDTKVTFDDVAGVDEAKEELKEIVAFLRDPKTYGRLGAHIPKGILLVGPPGTGKTLLARAVAGEAGVPFFSISGSEFVEMFVGVGAARVRDLFAQAASTKPCIIFIDELDALGKARGPGLTGGYDEKEQTLNQLLSELDGFDPSEGIVLLAATNRPEILDPALLRAGRFDRQVLVDRPERSGRLAILKVHIKKIWQLSDDVDLDHLAALTPGFTGADLANLVNEAALLATRREADTVTMADFTNAIERIVAGLEKKSRLLNPHERAVVAHHEMGHALVAATLPGMDPVHKVSIIPRGVGALGYTIQRPTEDRFLQTTTELRNRMVVLMGGRAAEQLIFGEISTGAADDLAKVTDIARRMVTRFGMADSVGQVVFEEDRQAFLGSDFYGTSHPKDYSEATGREIDLAVRDLVADSYTQASQILERRHDELTSGATLLLDRETLTANDFPAMKPSGTGLSS
- a CDS encoding PHA/PHB synthase family protein, producing MSPASPNPPDPVIAPRNVPCERPPTAAERPNPGFYSTHALDRAFKANLARLTAGITPAGLASVYFEWLVHLMLSPGKQLELGEKYTRKLMRFGQYLSRQALKPGAGACIEPLEQDRRFSGEAWQRWPYNLIYQSFLLTQQWWHNATSDVDGLSPDSERVVNFITRQMLDRYSPSNSPWLNPEVVGTTLATGGQNLVVGWQHFLEDWERAVSGKPPVGAEAFRVGRNLAITPGKVVYRNRLIELIQYAPTTKQVFAEPVLIVPAWIMKYYILDLTPTQSLVKYLVDEGYTVFMISWRNPGSEEHNLGMEGYRRLGPMAALDAVSAITGSSKVHGVGYCLGGTLLSIAAAAMARDGDDRLATLTTLATQVDFTEAGELMLFIGESQVSYLENMMWDQGYLDGYQMAGAFQILRSNDLIWSRIVHDYLLGGRQPMNELMAWNADLTRMPYRMHSEYLRQLFLNNELANGHYRVDERPVVIQDIKTPLFVVSTTTDHVAPWKSVYKIHLLADTEEVTFLLTSGGHNAGIVSEPGHPGRRYRMATQYHGKAYLDPETWQQITPEQDGSWWPAWHQWLAGHSTERVAPPAMGGNQHPPLADAPGTYVLAP
- a CDS encoding FtsX-like permease family protein — encoded protein: MWIEGFIAWSLLRDGRAQTALMLVGIMVGAAVVVFISVLITGLQANIIERTLGTQAHIRLLPLEEFNRVLPLQEPAPIALVLEDRRPQRLRSIDNWQALVPVLDRWPGVTAVSPTISGPALAVRGSANRSVSIIGADVERLRAILPIADHMVEGVFRLRPGEILIGRELADDLGLQSGDRMRLDTAGERTVVMTVAGVFELGVREIDNRLMYLDLDEARSLLDLPGGVTALELTVAEVFAADRLALRLGALTGQRAESWMETNAQLLNALRSQSLSTTMIRSFVSLSVAFGIASVLAVSVVQRTREIGILRAMGLGRGRILRVFLIQGALLGLVGGGLGAMFGSLLVLAFDVFGPRLFVIGFNPWLIPAAMALAGMAGLAAAAWPASRAARLDPAVAIRHV
- a CDS encoding ABC transporter ATP-binding protein; amino-acid sequence: METHEVQGNEVLRLAGVCKAYDVGTPVENEVLHAIDLRLDRGTFASLTGPSGSGKSTLLNLIGLLDTPTSGELFVLERPTSAMDDQERTELRGGTIGLVFQFHHLIQAFSVLDNVLMPLMIRQGRPNAAMIGRARELLAAVGLAAFASRRPNELSGGQQQRVAIARALVSEPVLLLADEPTGNLDTASADEVFELFRRFNAEHDCAVLIVSHDPRISARCDRVIELVDGRIVHDETRP